The stretch of DNA GATCCaacaataatttgttttttaagttggaaagtttatatatttaaataagttcAAAGTCCCCTAAAACGTTTAGAGGATTAGCCACGCACACAAACCCATTAAGCTTACAAGTAGTTTCTATGCATGAATATTATAACCGTATTAAGAGAATCGGAAAGACTACTAGTAATAATTCTCACAACCAAAAGTTATTTCCAAACAAAATGACAAGTTTTATAGACATTTTGGGATGTTCGGAACTGGTGACTCTCAACTGTCCAACATCGAATAAGCTAACCTCGACAACAGCAAAGCGTACACAAAATGCAAAACACAACCAAGGAATGCGTAGATTTTGGCAGAAGAAAAGACAGAAACATTACATTTACATAGAAGGTAGGGGTTCCTATAATCTCGGCTTAACACGACGACCATTGGCATCACTTATATCAAGAATACCTTCAATCTCCATCTTACCAACTGCTAAGTTATGTATGTTGATGATCCTAGCAACATATTCTAGCAGTTCAGTCAAGACTCGAGGACAGCTTTCTTTCAAATAGTCAAAACCATCAGTCTGCATAACAGCTGCAGAAACAAACGTCAGATTAGGAAGACTTGACTAAAGAAGTGGAAACACTTGCATCCAAAGTTAACCATGCTTGAGAGAAACATTCCACTGAAAAGATAACAGGATTCAATATTTTCATGACCACATGAATAAAAAGATAAAGAAAGGTGCAGCAATATGAATTCATACACGCAACGAACAAAAGTAGGTGGACATACAAGATACCTCTAAGATTTTCAGGCAACGCAACAAATTGGAGACAGGAAGATTTCAACTGTAAACAATGGTGCTGCTCAGCCAATGCTAGTGTTGTCGCCACAGTATTAATAGCAACATCCTTACAGAGTTTATCCTCACAGAGTAACCTGAGTCTATCCAAGCCATATCGATCAGCAGCTGCTAGTAGATGTTGAGACATCAAAGTTGAAGCCCATTTTGAGTTCAAACCAGTAAGTTCTTCAAAGTCGGGTAGCACATCCCAGTATACAAAATGAAGTAGAGCCTACAAGTGACAAATGAATACATACTAGTTTATAATCTACAAAATCCAAAGCTAGAAATTcattagataaattttttttaaaaagcttGAAACACTAAATCATTATCATAACTGACATATTCATTAAAAGTCGACCGAGTAAACCAAGCTCgatgaagaaaaaagaaacaaatattGATTGGAAACGACACTTGTTTAAGTACAACAAGAAAAACGACAAATGAAAGAACATTGACAAATCTGAAATAGCACCCAAAAAAACTAGAAAAAGTTTGCtgatattttaaagaaattattctagggaaaattcaagaaaaaaaatcctACAAGGTCGAAAGGAAGTGATAGCAGATAGGCTGGACACGGAAGTTGCAACAGACCTTGAAGACAGGTGCTTCCATGTCTTCAATTATTGTGCATTGTGTATCTTCATCCTTCATTGGGCCATATAATTGAGCTCTAAATACTGGTGAGCGAGCAGCAAGAACCAATTTGTGAGCAGCAAACGTTTCTCCATCAACCTCAAAGTTGATATCGGTTCCTTTTCCACTTTCCAGCAACTTCCCAAAATGCTGACCAATGTCTGGTGGAGGTAATGATATAGAATAGACCATAGGTGCCTCAGCATGAGAACTAACAACACCAACACAACAATTAACTTGTAAGCAATCATCTTTTAGGTAATCTGATGATTCTAGAATAGCCCTTCTGTAAAAACGCTTGTATCCCCTGTGGCCAAGATTAATCATTATGTCAAACCAAGTAACCGGCCATTTGATCATTTAGAGAACAAATATGACGTGAATGCAATGAGGAAAGCATATCGTGAACATGtaatgaaaaagaaagaaaaatagatTGCAGAATTCAGTCTCCGCATCGCATAACGGAAGAATGCAGACAGATCATTGATCAACATCAATCAGGTTTATGCTTGCTGAAGCTAGACTCCCACACTTCTTGCATGCAGCTGTATATTTGTTGGTTGAATACAGAAAAACATAGTGATGTAATGAGCTTTGGAAAAAACAAACTGATGATTCAATAAATAACTTATCATATGTTAATAGAAGTGTGTTGGGATTGAAACAAAATGAATGATAGATTCCAGAACAAACTACTACAAACATGCTTTAGATTAGTACTTGTTACATTAACTTCCAAATACACATCATCTAACATACTACCAAgagtttctggaaaaaaaaaactcaaagcTTTCGCCATGAAATCGGTAGATTATTTAATCCAGAATCAAGTTAATGcactataaatataaaaatcaaatacaaCCAAAGTACATTCTTCTTCTTGCAGAAGTTATCCACACTTCAACGACGAGAAAAAAGCCTAAATAGATAACCAACTGATCTTAATTGGATTGGCTACCTCATCTCTCATTTTCAAACTTCTAtcctaaaaaaattaacatggACTATAACAAGTAACAAGTGTACCACTGAAATCGAAACAAGACAGACATTGTACGATGAGCTAGAAGTGGCGTTTAAAGTAATCCACAAAACCA from Primulina huaijiensis isolate GDHJ02 unplaced genomic scaffold, ASM1229523v2 scaffold26201, whole genome shotgun sequence encodes:
- the LOC140967653 gene encoding BTB/POZ and MATH domain-containing protein 1-like isoform X2, translating into MGRVCNTIAKPASSSVSHSSAAVTTSTSITETINGSHDFKITGYSLSKGIGIGKYIASDMFMVGGYTWAIYFYPDGKSLEDNATYVSLFIALASDAVDVRALFELTLLDQSGKERHKVHSHFGRALDSGPYTLKYRGSMCSHAEAPMVYSISLPPPDIGQHFGKLLESGKGTDINFEVDGETFAAHKLVLAARSPVFRAQLYGPMKDEDTQCTIIEDMEAPVFKALLHFVYWDVLPDFEELTGLNSKWASTLMSQHLLAAADRYGLDRLRLLCEDKLCKDVAINTVATTLALAEQHHCLQLKSSCLQFVALPENLRAVMQTDGFDYLKESCPRVLTELLEYVARIINIHNLAVGKMEIEGILDISDANGRRVKPRL
- the LOC140967653 gene encoding BTB/POZ and MATH domain-containing protein 2-like isoform X1, with product MGRVCNTIAKPASSSVSHSSAAVTTSTSITETINGSHDFKITGYSLSKGIGIGKYIASDMFMVGGYTWAIYFYPDGKSLEDNATYVSLFIALASDAVDVRALFELTLLDQSGKERHKVHSHFGRALDSGPYTLKYRGSMWGYKRFYRRAILESSDYLKDDCLQVNCCVGVVSSHAEAPMVYSISLPPPDIGQHFGKLLESGKGTDINFEVDGETFAAHKLVLAARSPVFRAQLYGPMKDEDTQCTIIEDMEAPVFKALLHFVYWDVLPDFEELTGLNSKWASTLMSQHLLAAADRYGLDRLRLLCEDKLCKDVAINTVATTLALAEQHHCLQLKSSCLQFVALPENLRAVMQTDGFDYLKESCPRVLTELLEYVARIINIHNLAVGKMEIEGILDISDANGRRVKPRL